A genomic stretch from Anaerolineae bacterium includes:
- a CDS encoding cupin domain-containing protein: protein MSKLEVSHIDNCTVYHLPGRDWYYLLGPLNSQARNLAFGVAEFPAGTLAATHTHAGEEEIIFILSGSGGIIANGEEIPLKPGTAVFIPAGQPHQIRVDAEQPLRLVTVFSPPVTPGAYDPGKH from the coding sequence ATGTCCAAGCTGGAAGTCTCGCACATCGACAACTGCACGGTCTATCATCTGCCTGGCCGGGACTGGTACTATCTGCTGGGCCCGCTGAACAGCCAGGCGCGCAATCTGGCGTTCGGCGTCGCCGAATTCCCCGCCGGCACCCTGGCCGCTACGCACACCCATGCCGGCGAAGAGGAAATCATCTTCATCCTCTCGGGAAGCGGGGGCATCATCGCCAACGGCGAGGAAATTCCGCTGAAACCGGGCACCGCGGTCTTCATTCCCGCCGGCCAGCCCCACCAGATCCGCGTCGACGCCGAACAGCCTTTGCGGCTGGTCACCGTTTTCTCGCCGCCCGTCACACCGGGCGCGTACGATCCGGGCAAACACTGA